One window from the genome of Bdellovibrio sp. NC01 encodes:
- a CDS encoding ABC transporter permease: protein MDMFLVLTTLVLATLRLATPLVFASMGGMMSERSGIVNVALESFMLVGAFVGAVGAYYAGHAWIGWLAALVAGLLIGALYALFVIELKADQIVTGMAFNLLAMGVIPFITKILFNSTGSTPPIAVETRFYFEPLVMAGLLVAGLTWWLRQTRSGLWLLFAGEHPEALQASGVSVRKVRWTAVTLSGAFAAWGGASLSLFLASSYSPMMTGGRGFMALAALIFGKWKPLPAFAACLFFAFVDALQIRLQGMQIAGMEIPVQFVQILPYIVTIIALAGFIGASRPPKALGKEF, encoded by the coding sequence ATGGATATGTTTCTTGTTCTGACGACTTTGGTTTTAGCAACTTTGCGTTTAGCGACTCCGTTAGTGTTTGCTTCGATGGGCGGCATGATGAGTGAACGTTCTGGCATTGTGAACGTCGCACTAGAAAGTTTCATGTTAGTCGGCGCATTCGTTGGCGCTGTGGGTGCTTATTATGCCGGTCATGCGTGGATTGGATGGCTTGCAGCTCTGGTTGCGGGCTTACTGATTGGCGCTCTTTACGCTTTGTTTGTGATCGAATTAAAAGCCGATCAGATCGTCACTGGCATGGCGTTCAACTTACTTGCCATGGGTGTGATTCCATTTATCACAAAAATTCTTTTTAACTCGACAGGCTCAACTCCGCCAATTGCGGTGGAAACGCGTTTTTATTTTGAACCCCTTGTGATGGCAGGACTCTTAGTAGCGGGCCTGACATGGTGGTTGCGCCAAACTCGCTCAGGCTTGTGGTTGTTGTTTGCAGGTGAACATCCTGAAGCTTTGCAAGCGTCTGGTGTCAGTGTTCGCAAAGTGCGTTGGACCGCTGTGACTTTAAGTGGTGCGTTTGCTGCTTGGGGTGGCGCGAGTTTGTCTTTGTTCTTGGCGTCTTCTTACTCTCCTATGATGACGGGTGGTCGCGGCTTTATGGCTTTGGCTGCTTTGATTTTTGGTAAGTGGAAACCTCTTCCTGCATTTGCGGCGTGTTTGTTCTTTGCATTTGTTGATGCACTTCAAATTCGTTTGCAAGGCATGCAGATCGCGGGAATGGAAATTCCTGTTCAGTTCGTTCAGATTTTACCTTACATCGTCACTATCATTGCTCTTGCTGGGTTTATCGGTGCAAGCCGTCCGCCGAAAGCATTGGGCAAAGAATTTTAA